One Papaver somniferum cultivar HN1 chromosome 10, ASM357369v1, whole genome shotgun sequence genomic window carries:
- the LOC113317250 gene encoding kinesin-like protein KIN-13A: MGGHMQQSNAAAAAAALYDHPGGGSLPGTSNDAGDAVMARWLQSAGLQHLGSPSTTGIDHRLLPNLLMQGYGAQSAEEKQKLFKLLRNLNLNGDSSSEPYTPTAQGSGAATTSDGFFSPELRGEFGAGLLDLHAMDDTELLTEDVMSESFEPSPFMPADPRGFDNDFDVVPSRQVRQPAEAPMKSNERDIGTNQSNLAKIKVVVRKRPLNKKELSRKEDDIVTVVDDSYISVHEPKLKVDLTAYEEKHEFRFDAVLDEQVTNDEVYRVTVEPIIPAIFQRTKATCFAYGQTGSGKTFTMQPLPLRAAEDIVRLLHHPTYRNQKFKLWLSFFEIYGGKLYDLLSERRKLCMREDGRQQVCIVGLQEFEVSEVHIVKEYIERGNGTRSTGSTGANEESSRSHAILQLVIKKHNEVKESRRPSEANEPKPGKVVGKISFIDLAGSERGADTTDNDKQTRIEGAEINKSLLALKECIRALDNDQIHIPFRGSKLTEVLRDSFVGNSKTVMISCISPNAGSCEHTLNTLRYADRVKSLSKSGNSKKDQVAGSAVPTNRESSSAPSLPLPSEVDYEPSQDARAAGTGRRVVERESSSYSAIPEYGKQPSSVPTNNPFNGREQPSSLPSTYLYNGREQPSSLPSYPFNGREDSGVASSSLERERTNMKNTYGGPSGQRLYSPAQNSNISLEEEKVQKVSPPRRKVYKEEKSEKQGNLSRKDASGLDSSSTGNKQQNASDSNSNSVGSRQRDSENPRDGDINAILEEEDALIAAHRKEVEDTMEIVREEMKLLDDVSQPGSLIDNYVSQLSYVLSRKAASLVSLQARLARFQHRLKEQEILSRKRVPR, from the exons ATGGGTGGCCATATGCAACAGAGTAATGCTGCAGCTGCGGCAGCTGCTCTGTATGACCATCCTGGCGGTGGGTCTCTACCGGGAACTTCAAATGATGCGGGTGATGCTGTTATGGCACGGTGGCTGCAGTCTGCTGGGTTGCAGCATTTAGGATCACCGTCTACCACGGGTATTGATCACCGGCTCCTACCAAACCTCTTGATGCAG GGTTATGGAGCACAATCTGCCGAAGAAAAGCAGAAGCTGTTTAAATTATTGAGGAATCTCAATTTGAATGGGGACTCTAGTTCTGAACCATACACCCCAACTGCCCAAGGTTCAGGAGCCGCAACGACATCAGATGGCTTCTTTTCTCCTGAGCTCAGAGGTGAATTTGGTGCTGGGCTTTTGGATCTTCATGCTATGGACGACACTGAACTTCTTACAGAG GATGTTATGTCTGAATCCTTCGAGCCATCGCCGTTTATGCCTGCAGACCCTAGGGGGtttgataatgactttgatgtTGTGCCTAGTAGACAAGTAAGGCAACCAGCTGAAGCTCCTATGAAGTCTAACGAAAGAGATATTGGCACAAACCAGAGCAACTTGGCCAAGATTAAAGTTGTG GTGCGTAAAAGACCTTTAAACAAAAAGGAGCTGTCTCGGAAAGAGGATGATATTGTAACCGTCGTTGATGACTCATACATATCTGTCCATGAGCCGAAGCTAAAG GTGGACTTGACTGCATATGAGGAGAAGCATGAATTTCGTTTCGATGCTGTTTTGGATGAGCAAGTAACCAATGATGAG GTATATCGTGTTACTGTAGAGCCTATTATTCCTGCTATTTTTCAGCGAACTAAAGCAACATGCTTTGCATATGGCCAAACTG GGAGTGGTAAAACATTCACCATGCAACCGTTACCTCTCAGAGCTGCGGAAGACATTGTTAGGTTATTGCATCATCCAACATACCGTAATCAGAAATTTAAGTTGTGGCTTAGCTTTTTTGAGATTTATGGTGGAAAACTTTATGATCTTCTCAGCGAAAGAAG AAAACTCTGCATGAGAGAAGATGGTCGGCAACAGGTTTGCATTGTTGGGCTGCAGGAGTTTGAAGTTTCCGAGGTAcatattgtcaaagaatatatcgAGAGAGGAAATGGGACAAGAAGTACGGGATCAACTGGTGCTAATGAAGAATCATCTAGATCTCATGCTATTTTACAACTAGTGATCAAAAAGCACAATGAAGTAAAAGAATCTAGAAGGCCAAGTGAAGCCAATGAACCTAAGCCTGGGAAGGTTGTTGGGAAGATCTCTTTTATCGATCTTGCAGGTAGTGAACGAGGTGCTGACACCACTGATAATGATAAGCAAACACG GATTGAAGGGGCTGAGATCAACAAGAGCCTTTTGGCCCTGAAGGAGTGTATCCGTGCTCTTGACAATGATCAAATTCATATCCCATTTCGTGGAAGCAAACTCACAGAGGTGCTTCGGGATTCCTTTGTTGGCAACTCAAAGACTGTGATGATCTCTTGCATTTCTCCAAATGCAGGTTCTTGCGAACATACACTTAATACTCTGAGATATGCTGATAG GGTTAAAAGTCTCTCCAAGAGTGGGAATTCCAAGAAGGATCAGGTTGCAGGTTCTGCGGTACCTACAAATAGAGAATCATCTTCAGCTCCTTCTCTGCCGCTTCCCTCGGAGGTTGACTATGAACCAAGTCAAGATGCGAGAGCAGCGGGAACAGGTAGAAGagttgtagagagagaaagttctTCCTACAGTGCCATACCTGAATATGGTAAACAGCCTTCTAGTGTTCCCACAAACAACCCCTTCAATGGGAGGGAACAACCTTCTAGTTTACCCTCGACGTATCTCTACAATGGGAGGGAACAGCCTTCTAGTCTTCCATCATACCCCTTTAATGGGAGGGAGGATAGTGGGGTGGCTTCTAGTTCTCTTGAGAGGGAAAGGACCAACATGAAAAATACTTATGGCGGTCCATCCGGTCAAAGATTATATTCTCCTGCACAGAACTCGAATATTTCACTTGAGGAAGAAAAAGTGCAAAAGGTTTCCCCACCTCGTCGAAAAGTTTACAAGGAAGAAAAATCAGAAAAGCAGGGAAATTTGTCTAGAAAAGATGCCAGTGGACTTGATTCATCCAGTACAGGCAACAAGCAACAGAATGCTTCTGATTCTAATTCGAACAGTGTTGGATCAAGACAACGTGATTCCGAAAACCCTCGTGATGGAGACATCAATGCAATTCTCGAG GAAGAGGATGCGCTGATTGCTGCTCATAGAAAAGAAGTTGAAGATACAATGGAGATTGTCCGTGAA GAGATGAAGCTATTGGATGATGTGAGTCAACCCGGCAGCCTCATCGACAACTACGTTTCACAGCTGAGTTATGTGCTCTCTCGCAAAGCAGCAAGTCTGGTCAGTCTGCAAGCTCGTCTTGCTAGATTCCAGCATCGCTTAAAGGAGCAAGAGATACTTAGCCGGAAAAGGGTTCCTCGTTGA